The proteins below come from a single Triticum aestivum cultivar Chinese Spring chromosome 5D, IWGSC CS RefSeq v2.1, whole genome shotgun sequence genomic window:
- the LOC123123112 gene encoding protein WHAT'S THIS FACTOR 9, mitochondrial, producing MRSLARPPRPTKPLPPLAAFVQSMGYVEVKMRWKKDASFDAVPVLAHARDLRPLAALARLLSPSPTPVSAVSKLRRSLETSDRRVASFLRRFPAAFVESVGPEHNHPWFRLSPSAARLQREERDVFAARRADITSRLRRLLLMSPARRLPLTVAQGMLWHLGIPEDYFKRPDFDIGQDGFRILTTGDAVFSEDENHGKELGLIDDGKDQEMPLSVLQMGAIRRFGSAEEVPFPLFPSKGLRLKRKIGDWMEGFQKLPYISPYADFSNIHRGSDVSEKRAVGVLHELFSLFVTCSAERRRLLCLRTHLGLSQKVHLVFERHPHIFYLLLKEKTCFAVLKEAYMAGGHTSIEEHPMLEVRSKYARLMQESQEIIRRRRSGKPVQLDPEDQESEDSKDFCNKSEGALPLEAANLHANKGVVRLCKEACFVKAVEKCDDRCSLES from the exons ATGCGGTCCCTCGCGCGGCCGCCGAGGCCGACCAAGCCCCTGCCCCCGCTCGCCGCCTTCGTCCAGTCCATGGGGTACGTGGAGGTGAAGATGCGGTGGAAGAAGGACGCGTCCTTCGACGCCGTCCCGGTGCTCGCGCACGCGCGGGACCTCCGCCCGCTCGCCGCCCTCGCGCGCCTCCTCTCCCCGTCGCCGACCCCCGTCTCCGCGGTCTCCAAGCTCCGCCGCTCGCTCGAGACCTCCGACCGCCGGGTCGCCTCCTTCCTGCGCCGCTTCCCCGCGGCCTTCGTCGAGTCCGTCGGGCCCGAGCACAACCACCCCTGGTTCCGCCTctcgccctccgccgcgcgcctcCAGCGGGAGGAGCGGGACGTCTTCGCCGCCCGCCGCGCCGACATCACCtcccgccttcgccgcctcctcctcatgtccccggcccgccgcctcccgcTCACCGTCGCGCAGGGCATGCTCTGGCACCTCGGCATCCCGGAGGACTACTTCAAGCGCCCGGATTTCGACATTGGGCAAGATGGATTCAGGATTCTGACCACCGGAGATGCTGTATTTTCCGAGGACGAGAACCATGGTAAGGAGCTGGGGCTCATCGATGATGGGAAAGATCAAGAAATGCCACTGTCGGTGCTTCAAATGGGTGCCATACGGAGGTTTGGGTCGGCAGAGGAGGTGCCCTTCCCGCTGTTCCCGTCCAAGGGTCTTCGGCTGAAGCGGAAGATTGGAGACTGGATGGAGGGATTCCAGAAGCTGCCTTACATCTCTCCCTATGCGGACTTCAGCAACATTCATCGGGGTAGCGATGTTTCAGAGAAGCGGGCGGTTGGGGTGCTCCATGAGCTGTTCAGTCTGTTTGTGACATGCTCTGCCGAGAGGCGACGGTTACTCTGCCTCAGGACACACCTGGGGCTGTCACAGAAGGTTCACCTGGTGTTTGAGCGGCACCCGCACATATTCTACTTACTGTTGAAGGAGAAAACGTGCTTTGCTGTCCTCAAAGAGGCATACATGGCTGGGGGACACACATCAATTGAGGAGCACCCCATGCTGGAGGTGCGGAGCAAGTATGCCAGGTTGATGCAGGAGTCACAGGAGATCATAAGGCGCCGGCGAAGCGGGAAGCCTGTACAGTTGGATCCTGAGGATCAAGAGAGTGAGGATTCGAAGG ATTTTTGCAACAAGAGTGAGGGGGCTTTACCCTTGGAAGCAGCAAATTTGCATGCAAATAAAGGAGTTGTGCGCCTATGCAAAGAG GCCTGTTTTGTGAAAGCCGTGGAAAAATGCGACGACCGCTGCTCTCTTGAAAGTTGA